The Fusarium graminearum PH-1 chromosome 2, whole genome shotgun sequence genome includes a region encoding these proteins:
- a CDS encoding DNA-directed RNA polymerases III 12.5 kDa polypeptide yields the protein MLLFCPHCANILTVSLTSTRTNRLECRTCPFEHHITEPVFSRRLYERVEREDVFGGPGAWDNAQKGPAQCPADGCDGEEAAFFQVQIRSADEPMTSFFKCMSCGHRWREN from the exons ATGTTGCTAT TCTGCCCCCATTGCGCAAACATCCTCACCGTCTCCCTCACAAGCACGCGGACCAACCGACTCGAGTGCCGTACCTGCCCTTTCGAACACCACATTACCGAGCCTGTCTTTTCGCGACGATTGTACGAGCGTGTCGAGAGGGAagatgtctttggtggtcCCGGCGCCTGGGACAATGCGCAGAAGGGTCCTGCTCAGTGCCCTGCTGATGGATGTGATGGCGAAGAGGCTGCCTTCTTCCAGGTCCAGATTCGCAGTGCTGATGAGCCTATGACAAGCTTTTTCAAGTGCATGTCCTGCGGCCACCGATGGAGAGAAAACTAG